A single window of Bradyrhizobium daqingense DNA harbors:
- a CDS encoding TetR/AcrR family transcriptional regulator, whose translation MARKPPTNPRKNASQARSRATVDALIEATARILVREGFEKASTNRIAEIAGVSVGSLYQYFPSKEALVAAVIDRHNDEIMTVVRAAFAEVADMPIEKAVRRLVTVAIEAHHIDPDLHRVLAEQIPRIGQLKDVEASNREVHALVRAYLESHRKEMRRIDPDLAAFICVSAIEAVAHNTVLNGAEMLSEKTVRTLVDETTRMVVGYLR comes from the coding sequence ATGGCGCGCAAACCGCCGACAAATCCGCGGAAAAATGCCTCGCAGGCGCGCTCGCGCGCCACCGTCGACGCGCTGATCGAGGCGACCGCTCGCATTTTGGTCCGCGAGGGTTTCGAGAAGGCCAGCACCAACCGCATCGCTGAGATCGCCGGCGTCAGCGTCGGCTCGCTCTATCAATATTTTCCAAGCAAGGAGGCTCTCGTCGCCGCCGTGATCGACCGTCACAACGACGAGATCATGACGGTCGTCCGCGCCGCCTTCGCAGAGGTTGCGGACATGCCGATCGAGAAGGCCGTGCGTCGCCTCGTCACGGTCGCGATCGAAGCTCACCACATCGACCCCGATCTGCACCGCGTCCTCGCCGAGCAGATCCCGCGCATCGGTCAGCTCAAAGACGTCGAAGCTTCAAACCGTGAGGTCCACGCCCTCGTGCGCGCCTACCTCGAAAGCCACCGCAAGGAGATGCGCAGAATCGATCCCGACCTCGCTGCCTTCATTTGCGTCAGCGCGATCGAAGCGGTCGCGCACAACACGGTGCTCAACGGGGCGGAGATGCTGTCGGAGAAGACGGTGCGGACGCTGGTGGATGAGACCACGCGGATGGTGGTGGGATATTTGAGGTAG
- a CDS encoding DUF421 domain-containing protein, with amino-acid sequence MSQIPWNEIFVPTHSVMEMIVRGTIMYLGIFTLMRFILKRQTGGLSIPDVLLVVLLADAAQNGMAGEYRSITEGIVLVATIIFWNLAIDWVGYHVPFVERLARPAPLLLIKNGQVLRRHMRQELVTMDELMSKLREEGIASPSDVVEAYIEGDGNISVKKKEA; translated from the coding sequence ATGTCTCAGATACCGTGGAACGAGATCTTCGTCCCGACGCATTCCGTCATGGAAATGATCGTCCGGGGCACCATCATGTATCTCGGCATCTTCACGCTGATGCGCTTCATTCTGAAGCGGCAGACCGGCGGACTCAGCATTCCGGATGTGCTTCTCGTCGTCCTTCTGGCGGACGCGGCCCAGAATGGCATGGCGGGCGAATACCGCTCGATCACGGAAGGTATCGTGCTCGTTGCCACGATCATCTTCTGGAATCTTGCCATCGACTGGGTCGGGTATCACGTGCCTTTCGTGGAGCGGCTCGCTCGGCCCGCGCCGCTCCTTCTCATCAAGAACGGGCAGGTCCTTCGACGCCACATGCGGCAGGAGCTGGTGACGATGGACGAGTTGATGAGCAAGCTGCGCGAAGAGGGCATAGCGAGTCCCTCGGACGTCGTGGAGGCGTATATCGAGGGCGACGGCAATATCAGTGTGAAGAAGAAGGAGGCCTGA
- a CDS encoding tyrosine-type recombinase/integrase, producing MAKTRALSNLAIEQLKPRAVRYEKSDGGAAGLFLVVHPSGIKSWVFRFRSPVERDEVGQRAPKKLTLGPLALAPSPAQPQIGQPLTPGQARMLATAAAEDVRRGIDPTHVRRQEKAEAKREALRDNTIDGAMIEFLKRYKGRKRQGLRESTRLLTAHYFGLKPDPEKPGEWEVTGNGVLGKWSGRPLASITKHDAIVLLDSLVDSGRGVTANRTLTTLKTFFDWCVDRDMREASPVASLDAVAHETERERKLTAAELVAAWKVADREGYPFGRLVQSLILLGQRRDELRELPRTELDLHGTSIVLDDGSRWNEPLWTIPKERAKNGREHLVPLPPQAVALLKSLPTIKGKGLLFTTTGETPISGLSKAKKRFDDAMLAELRKSDPEYKWEPWTLHDLRRTFYSGLQALGFSIEIAEACVNHSSGTIRGVARVYARHRYMREKTQAFTAWARYVDDLVNGRAASNVFPFQREQA from the coding sequence ATGGCGAAGACTAGGGCGCTATCCAACCTGGCGATCGAGCAGCTTAAGCCGCGCGCGGTCCGCTATGAGAAGTCGGACGGCGGCGCTGCCGGCCTGTTCTTGGTCGTCCACCCCTCGGGCATCAAATCGTGGGTCTTCCGATTCCGGTCGCCCGTCGAGCGCGACGAGGTCGGCCAGCGGGCCCCGAAGAAGCTCACGCTCGGGCCGCTGGCGCTCGCACCCTCCCCGGCTCAGCCGCAGATCGGCCAGCCCCTGACACCCGGCCAAGCCCGCATGCTGGCCACTGCCGCGGCAGAAGATGTGCGGCGCGGGATAGACCCCACGCATGTGCGCCGCCAGGAAAAGGCTGAAGCCAAGCGAGAGGCGCTCCGCGACAATACGATCGACGGGGCGATGATCGAGTTCCTAAAACGGTACAAAGGCCGCAAGCGTCAGGGGCTCCGGGAATCCACTCGCCTGCTCACGGCCCATTATTTTGGCCTGAAGCCGGATCCGGAAAAGCCGGGCGAGTGGGAGGTGACCGGGAATGGCGTGCTTGGCAAATGGTCGGGTCGCCCCCTCGCCTCCATCACCAAGCATGACGCTATCGTGCTGCTTGACTCCCTGGTCGATTCCGGTCGCGGAGTAACGGCCAATCGCACCCTGACCACCCTCAAGACCTTCTTCGATTGGTGCGTTGACCGCGACATGCGGGAAGCCTCCCCGGTCGCGTCCCTCGATGCCGTTGCGCATGAAACGGAACGCGAGCGCAAGCTGACAGCCGCCGAACTGGTTGCAGCCTGGAAGGTGGCCGATCGGGAGGGCTACCCTTTTGGTCGTCTGGTCCAATCGCTGATCCTGCTAGGGCAGCGGCGCGACGAATTGCGCGAGCTACCGCGGACTGAACTGGACCTGCACGGCACCTCGATCGTCCTCGACGACGGCAGCCGCTGGAACGAACCCTTGTGGACGATCCCGAAAGAGCGAGCGAAGAACGGGCGCGAGCACCTTGTGCCGCTACCTCCGCAAGCCGTCGCGCTGCTGAAAAGCTTGCCCACGATCAAGGGAAAAGGCTTGCTATTCACCACGACGGGCGAGACGCCGATTAGCGGGCTTAGCAAGGCGAAAAAGCGCTTCGATGACGCCATGCTGGCGGAACTGCGTAAATCGGATCCCGAGTACAAGTGGGAGCCGTGGACACTTCACGATCTGCGCCGGACTTTCTATTCCGGCCTGCAAGCGCTTGGGTTCTCCATCGAGATCGCCGAAGCATGTGTGAACCATTCATCCGGCACTATCCGCGGCGTCGCCCGGGTGTACGCCAGGCACCGATACATGCGCGAGAAGACGCAGGCCTTCACTGCGTGGGCCCGGTATGTGGATGATTTGGTGAATGGTCGTGCGGCGAGTAACGTGTTCCCGTTTCAGAGGGAGCAGGCATGA
- a CDS encoding phage tail tape measure protein, whose amino-acid sequence MAQIGIFRMRDATKAAGDQLRAWQDQGIIDPRNLDEFSAALNYTTKQMEDLADQAKVAGAALPQLQQALNDAGNARKQLDGLMVDAMLTNRNFFVGFGQQVRQGANAWDAFKSSGLDALGKISDRLMSIAADSLFAKAFGGSTGGIAPFFGLGGTPTMSTPGDLGAGTGGLSFPMFADGGTLRGGWGVVGERGPELINVHKGGATIVPNHISKPFIPGFADGGTMSPNGMVSRLAATAGAGNVSAPISITIDATGADKDGLARVESQLAQLKSELPGRVVSAVTDARKKRML is encoded by the coding sequence ATGGCGCAAATCGGCATCTTCCGTATGCGAGACGCTACGAAGGCGGCAGGCGACCAACTGCGCGCTTGGCAGGATCAAGGAATCATTGACCCGAGAAATCTCGACGAGTTCAGCGCTGCGCTGAATTACACCACCAAGCAAATGGAAGACCTCGCCGACCAAGCCAAGGTAGCCGGCGCGGCGCTGCCCCAACTGCAGCAAGCTTTGAACGACGCTGGTAATGCTCGCAAGCAGCTCGACGGGCTCATGGTCGACGCTATGTTGACGAATCGCAACTTCTTTGTCGGTTTCGGCCAACAAGTTCGCCAGGGCGCGAACGCTTGGGACGCATTCAAGTCGTCCGGGCTCGATGCCCTTGGCAAGATCAGTGACCGACTCATGTCCATAGCGGCGGATTCCCTGTTCGCGAAAGCGTTCGGCGGCTCAACCGGTGGCATTGCTCCCTTTTTCGGGCTCGGCGGCACGCCTACTATGTCCACCCCCGGTGATCTCGGCGCCGGCACGGGCGGGCTTTCGTTTCCCATGTTCGCCGACGGCGGGACTCTGCGCGGCGGCTGGGGCGTCGTGGGTGAGCGTGGCCCTGAACTGATCAACGTCCACAAGGGCGGCGCGACCATCGTTCCGAACCACATCAGCAAACCGTTCATTCCGGGTTTCGCCGACGGCGGCACGATGTCCCCGAACGGCATGGTCTCGCGTCTCGCAGCGACGGCCGGCGCTGGCAACGTCTCGGCACCGATTTCGATCACCATCGATGCCACAGGCGCTGACAAGGATGGATTAGCCCGCGTCGAAAGCCAACTGGCGCAGCTGAAGTCCGAATTGCCGGGCCGCGTTGTTTCCGCAGTCACCGACGCGAGGAAAAAGCGGATGCTCTGA
- a CDS encoding carbohydrate-binding protein: MTALTSYSTGLATVGAGGTTVTGTGTIWSGANVKPGDIFQIGNFQSVISDVTDITHLVIPPWAGGAKTGVAYTIWQVSPQRFAGAQAMQSVNELVADLSSNRIPVVVGDDETVPDPSLGEEDQTAIQPTTGKVWVKSGGVWTFLGIYKGFVLTGAWDSGTDYVVGDVVTLGGSSYVCVFDHTNHTPPNTTYWQLLASKGDTGATGATGATGPAGPGDMLAANNLSELTATAATARTNIGAAKSASSRTRTVLTSGSGTWNRPSGCVAINVRMVGGGGGGGGTGSASAGNGGAGGNTTFGSLTANGGGLGPNGLNGGYQGGSGGTSSGGDINASGSSGQTAIGNTNNSAGQQSYGMSGGGSMLGGGGRGGSNGAGGNGGAGLAYGGGGGGAGGNGTIYGAAGGGGGGYCEKLITSPSASYSYAVGAAGTAGAAGTGGGAGGTGAAGVIIVDEYY, encoded by the coding sequence ATGACCGCACTCACAAGCTATTCCACTGGCCTGGCCACCGTTGGCGCAGGCGGAACGACCGTCACGGGCACGGGCACGATCTGGTCCGGAGCCAACGTCAAGCCAGGCGACATTTTCCAGATCGGCAATTTTCAGTCCGTCATTTCGGATGTGACCGACATCACCCATCTGGTCATCCCACCGTGGGCCGGCGGCGCGAAGACGGGTGTCGCCTATACAATTTGGCAAGTCTCGCCGCAACGCTTTGCTGGTGCGCAGGCGATGCAGAGCGTCAATGAACTGGTTGCGGACCTTAGCTCTAACAGAATCCCGGTCGTTGTTGGTGACGACGAGACCGTGCCAGACCCGTCGCTCGGCGAGGAAGATCAGACCGCAATTCAGCCCACCACCGGTAAGGTATGGGTCAAGAGCGGCGGCGTCTGGACCTTCCTTGGTATCTATAAAGGGTTCGTCCTGACTGGTGCATGGGACAGCGGCACCGATTACGTCGTCGGCGATGTCGTGACGCTCGGCGGTTCGAGCTATGTTTGCGTGTTCGACCACACGAACCACACGCCGCCAAATACAACGTACTGGCAACTGCTCGCATCCAAGGGTGACACGGGTGCCACGGGCGCTACCGGTGCGACTGGACCTGCGGGCCCTGGCGACATGCTGGCTGCAAACAACCTTTCCGAATTGACGGCGACGGCCGCGACAGCCCGAACGAACATTGGCGCTGCGAAATCTGCGTCCTCGCGGACCCGTACGGTCCTGACCAGCGGTTCGGGGACGTGGAACCGCCCATCTGGCTGCGTTGCCATCAACGTTCGCATGGTGGGCGGCGGCGGTGGTGGTGGTGGCACGGGCAGCGCGTCGGCCGGGAATGGTGGCGCTGGCGGCAACACGACGTTCGGCTCTTTGACGGCCAACGGCGGTGGCCTTGGTCCGAATGGTCTCAATGGGGGCTATCAAGGCGGATCGGGAGGAACGTCGAGCGGTGGCGACATCAACGCTTCCGGCTCATCTGGGCAGACCGCGATCGGCAATACGAACAACTCTGCCGGCCAACAGAGCTACGGAATGTCGGGCGGCGGATCGATGCTTGGCGGCGGCGGCCGTGGTGGATCCAACGGCGCTGGCGGCAACGGCGGCGCTGGGCTTGCCTATGGCGGCGGCGGCGGAGGTGCCGGCGGTAACGGGACAATCTATGGTGCGGCCGGCGGGGGTGGGGGCGGTTATTGCGAGAAGCTAATTACAAGCCCGAGCGCCTCTTATTCGTATGCTGTCGGAGCGGCTGGTACAGCCGGTGCGGCGGGAACGGGTGGTGGCGCGGGAGGTACAGGCGCGGCCGGCGTCATCATCGTCGACGAGTATTACTGA
- a CDS encoding GNAT family N-acetyltransferase has translation MRKDYSYRVAKPDDVDGILRVFAEVAPEVPTRVYEFAKGDHTDTRQSIARWVETGQSWVATDATGTVVGYALAEGNDKALSLVYLGVGKAARNQHVCSSLVSKLKEASAAITTDVRSDNKSSMVDIFEHLEFAKGDINQDRTKLHWKRPAT, from the coding sequence ATGAGAAAAGATTACTCCTATCGTGTTGCAAAACCCGATGATGTGGACGGTATCCTCAGAGTCTTCGCGGAAGTGGCTCCCGAGGTCCCAACAAGAGTCTACGAATTCGCCAAAGGGGATCATACCGACACAAGACAGAGTATCGCGCGGTGGGTCGAAACTGGGCAGTCGTGGGTCGCGACTGATGCGACCGGAACTGTCGTCGGGTACGCGCTAGCTGAGGGGAACGACAAAGCCCTCTCCCTCGTGTACCTTGGAGTTGGAAAAGCCGCGCGAAATCAGCATGTCTGCTCTTCGCTCGTCTCGAAGCTGAAGGAAGCCAGCGCAGCCATAACCACCGATGTCCGCTCGGATAACAAGAGTTCTATGGTTGATATTTTTGAGCACCTCGAATTTGCTAAGGGTGACATCAACCAAGATCGCACGAAGCTCCACTGGAAGAGACCGGCGACCTGA
- a CDS encoding helix-turn-helix domain-containing protein, producing MPITGAQIRAARAFLKWTAADLAKAAGVGVSTVQAIEKIDGAPRIESSLQWRSVARDEAITKIKRALTSAGITFLAANAQGVGIRGTLR from the coding sequence ATGCCAATCACCGGGGCTCAAATCCGAGCGGCAAGGGCTTTTCTCAAATGGACGGCCGCCGACCTAGCCAAGGCGGCTGGAGTTGGAGTTTCAACAGTTCAAGCGATCGAGAAAATAGACGGTGCACCTCGGATCGAATCGAGCCTGCAATGGCGATCGGTCGCGCGCGATGAAGCGATAACGAAAATCAAACGCGCCTTGACTTCTGCCGGCATCACCTTCCTAGCGGCGAACGCTCAGGGCGTGGGAATTCGGGGAACGCTCAGATGA
- a CDS encoding bifunctional DNA primase/polymerase, whose amino-acid sequence MSIVGFEVPSSVGSFLHYAERNSLALFPLRADTKTPACENGFYGATTATSDWHAWHMQGHQLAISACLSGLVLIDVDAHGDREEAWAQFAAWCAEIGIDVPTPYGHSPNGGWHFAFRCPVEFDPHSHRGHESVKVSHFRPLAPGEADRERISVRNRAYNVAPGSAFSGRPYILATNPPPPIPYSAKTAPLFALLKRPEAATVTGPVPDAVGGVSHDGIRYDQLCWWIGKKLERWASGLETLSNDDWISIGKRIKLSFPGEDGLKAFLAMSWEDQHDVITRRWWNPADFKTEGENLETLQALLKRDITWIFGSVIGCPQPPVCPVPLPIPAEILEQHRREREQYQAAILGPLPDHPELPIDQANALNDYWAHLPSGKMIYERTGELFNAGSVDKHIGRVKDAMKTEGPGTLATTWLSQHRFVKSMGWAPGEPKIIDGRVLTNDGWIRSSGDKTFNRYVPPHIEHIEGDVSKWLNHIRFIYPSESEHIVMWLGHRVQRPGDKVNHALVFIGSQGIGKDTILKPAISAIGTHNFKQITAKTFFNSEWNDYLQSVILRINEVHDLGGESRYGFYDATKDVITNPPEAHRINTKHVPQYAAVNVCGVIMTSNHHDALYLAPDDRRHFVCVSTKTQDDFAPAYWDDINAWFDDGGNEAVAYYLANLDLAAFNAKAPPPKTAAWHMVVAAGVAPESGDLADVIESLGKPDALTLQMVKAKTPGDSQLRMLFEDAKLRRAVPKRLAECGYVAIANPDARESGGRWRVHGGKTTIYARQELTEEGRLAAARSLSATASPSVPPIPSRS is encoded by the coding sequence GTGAGCATTGTCGGCTTCGAAGTCCCCTCGTCTGTCGGCTCATTTCTCCACTACGCAGAGCGGAATAGCCTTGCGCTCTTTCCACTCCGGGCCGACACCAAGACGCCAGCTTGCGAAAACGGCTTCTATGGTGCCACCACGGCAACGAGCGACTGGCACGCTTGGCACATGCAGGGGCACCAGCTGGCCATTTCAGCTTGCCTGTCGGGTCTTGTTCTCATCGATGTCGACGCCCATGGCGATCGCGAGGAGGCCTGGGCGCAGTTCGCCGCGTGGTGCGCGGAGATCGGCATAGACGTTCCCACACCTTACGGTCATTCGCCGAACGGCGGGTGGCATTTTGCTTTCCGCTGTCCCGTCGAATTCGATCCTCACAGTCATCGTGGACACGAGTCCGTTAAGGTTTCTCACTTCCGCCCGTTGGCGCCTGGTGAGGCAGATCGAGAGCGCATCTCTGTCCGCAATCGTGCTTACAACGTTGCTCCCGGCTCGGCGTTCAGCGGACGTCCGTATATTCTTGCCACCAATCCGCCGCCGCCGATCCCTTATAGCGCAAAGACAGCGCCGCTGTTCGCTCTTCTAAAACGGCCTGAGGCGGCCACCGTCACCGGTCCAGTGCCCGATGCAGTTGGGGGCGTCTCTCACGATGGCATTCGCTATGACCAACTCTGTTGGTGGATCGGTAAGAAGTTGGAGCGCTGGGCCAGCGGTCTCGAAACCCTGAGCAACGACGATTGGATTTCGATCGGCAAGCGGATCAAATTGAGTTTCCCGGGGGAAGACGGCCTGAAAGCATTCCTCGCAATGAGCTGGGAGGACCAACACGACGTGATCACGCGTCGCTGGTGGAACCCCGCGGACTTCAAGACGGAGGGCGAGAACCTTGAAACGCTGCAGGCTCTGCTGAAACGTGACATAACATGGATCTTCGGAAGTGTGATCGGCTGCCCGCAGCCTCCCGTGTGCCCCGTTCCACTTCCCATACCCGCGGAAATCCTTGAACAGCACCGGCGAGAGCGCGAGCAGTACCAAGCGGCGATACTAGGACCGCTGCCGGATCACCCCGAGCTTCCTATTGATCAGGCGAACGCGCTCAACGACTATTGGGCGCATCTGCCCTCGGGGAAGATGATCTACGAACGCACCGGAGAATTATTCAACGCGGGAAGCGTCGACAAACACATCGGGCGCGTTAAAGATGCCATGAAAACGGAGGGACCGGGCACTTTGGCGACGACCTGGTTGTCGCAACATCGTTTTGTGAAGTCGATGGGGTGGGCTCCCGGGGAACCCAAGATCATCGACGGACGGGTATTGACCAACGATGGCTGGATCCGCAGTTCTGGCGACAAAACATTCAATCGGTATGTTCCGCCCCATATCGAACACATCGAAGGCGACGTTTCGAAATGGCTGAATCACATCAGATTCATTTATCCTAGTGAATCCGAGCACATCGTCATGTGGCTGGGGCACCGAGTACAGCGTCCCGGGGACAAAGTGAACCATGCTCTCGTATTCATAGGTTCACAGGGCATCGGCAAGGACACGATCCTCAAACCTGCGATCTCGGCTATCGGCACGCACAATTTCAAGCAGATCACTGCGAAAACATTCTTCAATTCGGAATGGAACGACTATCTCCAATCGGTCATCCTTCGAATTAACGAAGTTCATGACCTAGGCGGAGAGTCCCGGTACGGCTTTTACGACGCCACCAAGGACGTGATTACCAATCCACCAGAGGCGCACCGGATCAACACAAAGCACGTGCCGCAGTACGCAGCAGTGAACGTTTGCGGCGTGATCATGACGTCGAACCATCACGACGCGCTTTACCTCGCTCCGGACGATCGCCGGCATTTTGTTTGTGTCTCGACCAAAACGCAGGATGATTTCGCGCCGGCATATTGGGACGACATCAACGCTTGGTTCGATGACGGTGGAAACGAGGCCGTTGCTTACTACTTGGCTAACCTTGACCTCGCTGCTTTCAACGCCAAGGCTCCGCCTCCGAAAACAGCGGCATGGCATATGGTGGTTGCCGCCGGCGTGGCTCCGGAAAGCGGCGATCTCGCGGACGTCATAGAAAGCCTCGGTAAACCGGATGCACTCACGCTGCAAATGGTCAAAGCGAAAACGCCGGGCGACAGCCAGCTTAGGATGCTCTTCGAGGACGCGAAGCTTCGCCGAGCAGTTCCCAAGCGCCTTGCCGAATGCGGCTACGTCGCCATTGCCAATCCTGATGCACGGGAGAGCGGAGGTCGATGGCGCGTTCACGGAGGCAAAACGACAATCTACGCACGGCAGGAACTCACAGAGGAGGGTCGCTTGGCCGCGGCACGCTCCCTCAGCGCGACCGCATCACCATCGGTGCCGCCGATACCTTCGAGAAGCTAG
- a CDS encoding DUF4339 domain-containing protein, producing MDWHVIMRGEQHGPLSRDQVLQHLQDGQLVGTDLIWRPGFSDWKPVSELAQFWQPPRREPSSPPLPRGADFRTAPSEFEGVPLSRLVDTRHELTALIKQNLYGGGSKQEGQAALTARNSLDKFIFGMTDDHLVTGSADDLRPLKSGIILETYGELLEILDDYARRFGNGGKAVKQGMAAIACDPDVLGRFDSARKAAIQAIAGGLAMFAQGRFEKLHLSIRTEAGNSEAWRESKAARGS from the coding sequence GTGGACTGGCATGTGATCATGCGCGGGGAGCAGCACGGTCCATTGTCTCGCGATCAGGTTCTGCAACATCTCCAGGATGGACAACTGGTCGGCACCGACCTGATCTGGCGTCCGGGCTTCAGCGACTGGAAGCCGGTGAGCGAGCTTGCACAGTTCTGGCAGCCACCACGGCGCGAGCCTTCATCGCCGCCTCTCCCCCGCGGCGCCGATTTCAGGACGGCGCCATCCGAGTTTGAGGGCGTGCCTCTCTCCCGCCTTGTGGACACGCGTCACGAGCTGACGGCGCTGATCAAGCAAAACCTCTATGGCGGCGGGTCAAAGCAGGAAGGACAAGCCGCTTTGACCGCGCGAAATTCTTTGGACAAATTTATCTTTGGGATGACGGACGATCATCTTGTGACCGGCAGCGCCGATGATCTGCGCCCGCTCAAAAGCGGGATCATCCTTGAGACCTATGGAGAGCTGCTGGAGATTCTTGACGACTACGCTCGCCGCTTCGGTAACGGTGGAAAAGCCGTCAAACAGGGAATGGCCGCCATCGCCTGCGATCCAGATGTGCTCGGTCGATTCGACAGCGCCCGAAAGGCAGCAATTCAGGCCATAGCCGGTGGGTTGGCTATGTTCGCGCAGGGCAGATTTGAAAAGCTCCACCTCTCAATTCGCACGGAGGCAGGCAACTCGGAAGCGTGGCGCGAGTCGAAAGCTGCACGAGGGTCGTAA
- a CDS encoding DUF1778 domain-containing protein, producing the protein MIKTEKEAKTKAKPRPKIRRTKLGLAETQSMFFTESLKVRRRKAAPESGLLESLTNRLASLEDPAATTSRLEARIPTSIYKMMERAATLRGLSITAYVTATMGEDARRTIEQDAVVRLSRADQIAFAEALINPPVPSAKLVAAAKRHAPMTRK; encoded by the coding sequence ATGATCAAGACCGAGAAAGAAGCCAAGACGAAGGCCAAGCCCCGGCCCAAGATCCGTCGCACTAAACTTGGACTCGCAGAAACCCAGTCCATGTTTTTTACGGAATCCCTGAAGGTTCGACGGCGCAAGGCGGCACCTGAGAGCGGTTTGCTCGAAAGCCTCACGAACCGGCTCGCGAGTCTTGAAGACCCCGCTGCGACAACCTCCCGGCTGGAGGCCCGAATCCCCACCTCGATTTATAAGATGATGGAGCGTGCCGCGACGTTGCGTGGTCTGAGCATAACGGCCTACGTCACCGCGACCATGGGCGAGGACGCGCGACGCACCATCGAGCAAGATGCTGTCGTGCGCCTGTCGCGAGCCGATCAGATCGCCTTTGCCGAGGCGCTAATCAATCCGCCCGTTCCGAGTGCGAAACTGGTTGCTGCCGCCAAGCGCCATGCTCCGATGACCAGGAAATGA
- a CDS encoding GNAT family N-acetyltransferase, whose amino-acid sequence MPAGADDRFHIERLAAHDRSGFCCGNDQIDRYFRQTVTQDVKRRLATCFVAVETETDKLAGFYTLTSHSIPLSEIPVDLRKKLPHSLPIGVALIGWLGRNLDFKGQEIGEKLLLDAIRTVADGPVAAHAIIVDAIDDKAADFYRGYGFVNLAADRSDRMYLPVATALKAIKG is encoded by the coding sequence ATGCCAGCGGGGGCTGATGATCGCTTTCACATCGAAAGGCTGGCTGCGCATGACCGCAGCGGCTTTTGCTGCGGCAATGACCAGATTGATAGATACTTCCGGCAGACCGTCACGCAGGACGTCAAGCGCCGTCTGGCGACCTGTTTCGTCGCGGTCGAAACTGAGACCGACAAGCTGGCCGGGTTCTACACACTCACCTCGCACAGCATCCCTCTCAGCGAGATTCCGGTCGATCTGAGAAAGAAGCTGCCGCACTCTCTGCCGATTGGCGTCGCATTGATTGGGTGGCTTGGCCGGAATCTCGATTTCAAGGGACAGGAGATCGGCGAAAAACTTCTGCTCGATGCGATCAGGACTGTTGCCGATGGACCGGTTGCCGCGCACGCAATCATCGTCGATGCCATCGATGATAAGGCCGCCGACTTCTACCGCGGCTATGGCTTCGTCAACCTTGCTGCCGATCGGTCGGACCGAATGTATCTGCCCGTCGCGACCGCGCTGAAAGCGATCAAGGGATAA
- a CDS encoding DUF4236 domain-containing protein codes for MGFRFRRSFKLVPGLRLNLSGSGASVSLGPRGLRYTISSRGTRTTLGLPGTGLSWTAYQPHASNDSSRPPDGSIRNVSDANTEPATTDQGATVIDSASIEQLVANSTIDIAGALNASRARWRAYKGGLAVLSVLFVVAAVALAGSALTVPPAAAFVATAGAVIILGAIWLHGRQASTISLDYDLSTDEHERFKALTRAFDALAGCSKIWRIPLEKQEADWKRNAGAAKTVERKPIALIRGNPPHVNSNVEFLRLPLGKDPVYDT; via the coding sequence ATGGGCTTTCGCTTTCGTCGCAGTTTTAAACTTGTGCCTGGACTTCGTTTAAATTTGAGTGGTAGTGGGGCCAGCGTCTCGCTCGGTCCGCGCGGCCTCCGCTATACCATCAGTTCTCGTGGCACGAGGACGACGCTTGGATTACCTGGAACAGGATTATCGTGGACAGCATACCAACCCCACGCGTCCAACGACAGTTCGCGGCCACCTGATGGCTCCATCCGTAACGTTAGCGATGCAAACACAGAACCGGCCACGACCGATCAGGGCGCAACCGTAATCGACAGCGCATCAATCGAGCAGTTGGTTGCAAATTCCACCATCGATATTGCTGGCGCATTGAACGCCAGCAGAGCGAGGTGGCGGGCATATAAAGGCGGCCTCGCTGTACTGTCGGTACTCTTTGTGGTTGCCGCTGTGGCGCTTGCCGGTTCGGCATTGACCGTCCCTCCGGCGGCAGCTTTCGTCGCCACTGCCGGCGCGGTGATTATCCTGGGAGCGATTTGGCTGCACGGTCGCCAAGCGAGCACGATTTCACTCGACTACGATCTATCTACCGATGAGCATGAGCGGTTCAAAGCTCTGACACGTGCGTTCGATGCACTGGCCGGTTGCAGCAAGATTTGGAGAATTCCGTTAGAGAAGCAGGAGGCGGATTGGAAGCGCAACGCGGGTGCGGCCAAAACGGTCGAACGAAAGCCGATTGCGCTGATCCGAGGTAATCCGCCCCACGTCAACAGTAACGTGGAGTTCTTACGGTTGCCGCTCGGAAAAGACCCTGTATATGACACCTGA